Proteins encoded in a region of the Leifsonia sp. PS1209 genome:
- a CDS encoding glycosidase, producing the protein MSTTVPAVSTAVTVPYVLERAGVVMEPDPADPRQVDGVLNPATVQDPDGTVHLFPRLVAEHNVSSIGRARVVVTDGVPTAVDGLEVALEADRGWEHGTGHGGVEDPRITPLKDLGIHVMSYVAFGPLGPKPALAVSTDGVTWRRLGPIQFAYDDALDTDLNLFPNKDVVFFPEIVSDPDGRPSFAMLHRPMWDFGFVRPEEQPPLPAGVTDARASIWISYIPVDEAVRDLTALTRPAGHRFVAGPEYDWEALKIGAGPAPLRVPEGWLLLHHGVTGDLPGGSFVPQAFTVRYVVGAMLLDADDPSRVLARTSEPLMTPETADETAGTVANVLFPTAIEKIGGEHFVFYGAADTRISVARLVRTP; encoded by the coding sequence TTGTCCACCACCGTCCCCGCCGTCAGCACCGCTGTCACCGTCCCGTATGTCCTCGAGCGCGCCGGCGTCGTCATGGAGCCGGACCCGGCAGATCCGCGCCAGGTCGACGGCGTGCTCAACCCGGCGACGGTGCAGGACCCGGATGGGACCGTGCACCTCTTCCCCCGCCTGGTGGCCGAGCACAACGTGTCCAGCATCGGCCGGGCCAGGGTCGTGGTGACCGACGGCGTGCCGACCGCAGTCGACGGGCTGGAGGTCGCGCTGGAGGCGGACCGCGGCTGGGAGCACGGCACGGGTCACGGCGGCGTCGAGGACCCGCGCATCACCCCGCTGAAGGATCTCGGCATCCACGTGATGTCGTACGTGGCGTTCGGCCCGCTCGGCCCGAAACCGGCGCTCGCCGTCTCGACCGACGGTGTGACCTGGCGCAGACTCGGCCCGATCCAGTTCGCTTACGACGACGCGCTCGACACCGACCTCAACCTGTTCCCGAACAAAGACGTCGTCTTCTTCCCCGAGATCGTCTCCGACCCGGATGGCCGCCCCAGCTTCGCGATGCTGCACCGGCCGATGTGGGACTTCGGCTTCGTGCGCCCCGAGGAGCAGCCACCGCTGCCTGCCGGCGTGACGGACGCGCGCGCCAGCATCTGGATCTCGTACATCCCCGTCGACGAGGCCGTTCGCGACCTGACGGCGCTGACCAGGCCGGCCGGCCACCGGTTCGTCGCCGGCCCGGAGTACGACTGGGAGGCGCTGAAGATCGGCGCGGGCCCCGCTCCGCTCCGCGTGCCGGAGGGCTGGCTGCTGCTGCACCACGGCGTCACCGGCGACCTGCCGGGCGGCTCGTTCGTGCCGCAGGCATTCACCGTGCGCTACGTCGTCGGCGCCATGCTGCTCGACGCCGACGACCCGTCGCGGGTCCTCGCCAGGACCAGCGAGCCCCTGATGACCCCCGAGACAGCGGACGAGACCGCTGGCACGGTGGCGAACGTGCTCTTCCCCACCGCGATCGAGAAGATCGGCGGGGAGCACTTCGTCTTCTACGGTGCGGCCGACACCCGGATCTCGGTCGCACGCCTGGTCCGCACCCCCTGA
- a CDS encoding carbohydrate ABC transporter permease, producing MTTSTESLPATRERSSETTVRRRRRIPVGAYICALILMIVFLFPLLYLLNTALKSQAEFVANPVGLVSDPQWSNFATAWEKGDFGAYILNSVIYTAAGSAIGTLLTLVLAFPVARGYVRGAKYWSIVFVLVLFLPNALITQFQLLLRLGLYDTQLGYILLVGVGVGVGPLLLSGFVKSIPRELDEAAAMDGVGYWRYLFTFILPLARPALVTVFILQAVWIWNEIILATVLLADPTKFPVTVGLYAFKGTYGNQWPLLAAATFIVAAPLIVGYIFIQRYLVNGVVGAVKG from the coding sequence ATGACCACGTCCACCGAATCGCTGCCGGCGACGAGGGAGCGCTCCAGCGAGACGACGGTGCGCCGTCGGCGGCGCATCCCGGTCGGCGCGTACATCTGCGCGCTCATCCTGATGATCGTGTTCCTGTTCCCGCTGCTCTACCTGCTCAACACCGCGCTGAAATCGCAGGCGGAGTTCGTGGCGAACCCCGTCGGCCTGGTCTCCGACCCGCAGTGGAGCAACTTCGCCACCGCGTGGGAGAAGGGCGACTTCGGCGCGTACATCCTGAACAGCGTGATCTACACCGCAGCGGGATCGGCGATCGGCACCCTGCTCACGCTGGTGCTGGCGTTCCCCGTCGCCCGCGGCTACGTGCGCGGCGCCAAGTACTGGTCCATCGTGTTCGTGCTCGTGCTGTTCCTGCCGAACGCCCTGATCACCCAGTTCCAGCTGCTCCTGCGGCTCGGGCTGTACGACACCCAACTCGGCTACATCCTGCTGGTCGGCGTCGGCGTCGGAGTCGGCCCGCTGCTGCTGAGCGGATTCGTGAAGTCGATCCCGCGCGAGCTCGACGAGGCCGCCGCGATGGATGGGGTGGGCTACTGGCGCTACCTCTTCACGTTCATCCTGCCGCTGGCCCGCCCGGCCCTGGTGACCGTGTTCATCCTGCAGGCGGTGTGGATCTGGAACGAGATCATCCTCGCGACCGTCCTGCTCGCCGACCCCACCAAGTTCCCGGTGACCGTCGGCCTCTACGCGTTCAAGGGCACGTACGGCAACCAGTGGCCGCTCCTCGCGGCCGCGACGTTCATCGTCGCCGCTCCGTTGATCGTCGGCTACATCTTCATCCAGCGCTACCTGGTCAACGGCGTCGTCGGCGCCGTCAAGGGCTGA
- a CDS encoding sugar ABC transporter permease, which produces MTESFPFPRRTPVRVTFGLGMLLLGIFGFVPAIGVLVASFTDLRGLPGLPINFVGLQNYVDFFSPAKWADSANALRNTIIFAVASTVVQIVVALAIAVLLNRRLRGRNFYRAVVFMPTILGVTVTGLVWSLIFNVSGGPAASLLDLFGGKSAFFGDPRLALTLVIVVQVWMVLGVSVIIFLSGLQAVPEELNEAAEIDGANGWQRFRSVTVPLLAPSITANVLLGIVNALQSYQLIYVLSGPNNRSTQVLSLLVYVQGFGGASGTTLSQSQGYAAAVSMVQFVLVAVVSIIALTILRRREAKL; this is translated from the coding sequence ATGACTGAATCATTCCCCTTCCCCCGCCGCACGCCGGTCCGGGTCACCTTCGGGCTCGGGATGCTGCTGCTCGGCATCTTCGGCTTCGTGCCGGCGATCGGCGTGCTCGTCGCATCCTTCACCGACCTCCGTGGTCTGCCCGGCCTCCCGATCAACTTCGTCGGCCTGCAGAACTACGTCGACTTCTTCTCGCCGGCCAAATGGGCGGACAGCGCGAACGCGCTGAGGAACACCATCATCTTCGCCGTCGCGAGCACCGTGGTGCAGATCGTGGTCGCCCTGGCCATCGCTGTGCTGCTGAACCGCCGGCTCAGGGGCCGCAACTTCTACCGTGCCGTGGTGTTCATGCCCACCATCCTGGGCGTGACCGTGACCGGCCTCGTCTGGTCCCTGATCTTCAATGTGAGCGGCGGGCCCGCCGCGTCGCTGCTCGACCTCTTCGGCGGCAAGTCGGCGTTCTTCGGCGACCCTCGTCTCGCGCTGACGCTCGTGATCGTCGTGCAGGTGTGGATGGTGCTCGGCGTCTCCGTCATCATCTTCCTCTCCGGGCTCCAGGCGGTTCCGGAGGAGCTGAACGAAGCGGCCGAGATCGACGGCGCGAACGGCTGGCAGCGTTTCCGGAGCGTCACGGTGCCCCTGCTCGCTCCGTCGATCACGGCGAACGTGCTCCTCGGCATCGTCAACGCCCTGCAGAGCTACCAGCTGATCTACGTGCTCAGCGGTCCGAACAACCGCTCCACCCAGGTGCTCTCGCTCCTGGTCTACGTGCAGGGCTTCGGCGGAGCATCCGGCACGACGCTGTCGCAGTCGCAGGGCTACGCGGCGGCGGTCTCGATGGTCCAGTTCGTGCTGGTGGCCGTCGTCTCGATCATCGCCCTGACGATTCTGCGCCGACGAGAGGCGAAACTGTGA
- a CDS encoding extracellular solute-binding protein, translating to MATKRLRSTTLGRRIIAGVVAAATIGGLAACSSGTGDTNGGEPSGKLQLLVSSSDATDAGFRAVNDAFEKKYPKVDVVFSTVSNDNYPATKSSRLTAGNLDLFVVKGLMETPSYAKDAATDDARLAKAGALVDLTDEAFLKKYTPSLLDAQAIGGKQYAVPTGVSYYTGVFYNKKIFADNGLKVPTTWSEFTAVVDALKAKGVTPFGMGGKDSWPAGLPMLASVASLYPTVADKQQLAKELWTNKAKLTDPTEVKVLQQTEFVLQNSQQGAAGADYASIPAGFAAGDFAMTVDGTWDQPTLDAAVAKSFDYGYFPFPGSDKASDNALLNGKTELQLAVPTSAKNKTAALAWLKFFSDKTNYELFLSKSGFSSAQPDASTSAFLQSIGEYTKSYEPAWDQVWFANNKAGQDAVFPFNYPALSPLGSATPEQAAEAAQKAWSAAG from the coding sequence ATGGCGACGAAGAGGTTGCGCAGCACGACACTCGGCCGGCGGATCATCGCCGGCGTCGTTGCGGCGGCCACGATCGGCGGGCTGGCGGCCTGCTCCAGCGGCACCGGAGACACGAACGGCGGTGAGCCGAGCGGCAAGCTCCAGCTCCTCGTCTCGAGCAGCGACGCCACCGACGCCGGATTCCGCGCGGTCAACGACGCATTCGAGAAGAAGTACCCGAAGGTGGACGTGGTCTTCTCCACTGTCTCCAACGACAACTATCCGGCCACCAAGTCCTCCCGCCTCACCGCGGGCAACCTCGACCTGTTCGTGGTGAAGGGCCTCATGGAGACGCCCTCGTACGCCAAGGACGCCGCGACGGACGACGCGCGACTGGCCAAGGCCGGCGCCCTCGTCGACCTCACCGACGAGGCGTTCCTGAAGAAGTACACGCCGAGCCTGCTCGACGCGCAGGCCATCGGCGGCAAGCAGTACGCGGTGCCGACCGGCGTCAGCTACTACACGGGCGTCTTCTACAACAAGAAGATCTTCGCGGACAACGGGCTGAAGGTCCCCACCACCTGGAGCGAGTTCACGGCCGTCGTCGACGCGCTCAAGGCCAAGGGCGTCACCCCGTTCGGGATGGGCGGCAAGGACAGCTGGCCGGCCGGTCTCCCGATGCTCGCCTCGGTCGCGTCGCTCTACCCGACGGTCGCCGACAAGCAGCAGCTGGCGAAGGAACTCTGGACGAACAAGGCCAAGCTCACCGACCCGACAGAGGTCAAGGTGCTGCAGCAGACCGAATTCGTGCTGCAGAACTCGCAGCAGGGCGCGGCGGGAGCCGACTACGCCTCCATCCCTGCCGGGTTCGCGGCGGGCGACTTCGCGATGACGGTCGACGGAACCTGGGATCAGCCGACGCTCGACGCGGCGGTCGCGAAGTCGTTCGACTACGGGTACTTCCCCTTCCCCGGATCGGACAAGGCATCGGACAACGCGCTGCTGAACGGGAAGACCGAGCTCCAGCTCGCCGTCCCGACCTCCGCCAAGAACAAGACGGCGGCGCTCGCCTGGCTGAAGTTCTTCTCCGACAAGACCAACTACGAGCTGTTCCTCAGCAAGTCGGGCTTCTCATCGGCTCAGCCGGACGCATCCACCAGCGCGTTCCTCCAGTCGATCGGCGAGTACACGAAGTCGTACGAGCCGGCGTGGGACCAGGTCTGGTTCGCCAACAACAAGGCCGGTCAGGATGCGGTCTTCCCGTTCAACTACCCCGCCCTGAGCCCGCTCGGTTCCGCGACGCCTGAGCAAGCCGCCGAGGCTGCTCAGAAGGCGTGGTCGGCGGCCGGATGA
- a CDS encoding LacI family DNA-binding transcriptional regulator: MADERVTIVDVANKAGVAISSVSSALNGRPGVSDVTRDRIVRIAAELGFVPSLRGKSLSGRRAYTVGLVLHRDPDVLELDPFFGGFIGGIEDAIDPRGYALVLQITAESDQVLQRYEKFAADRRVDGVLVNDLEIDDPRIALIEKLGLPAVAINPGADFPIPAVRQDPDAGIRATVEHLVERGHRRVAYVGGRQDMIHSAQREGAWLTAMREFGLTPGPVVPGDFTYLAGASAASALLELAEPPTAVVCANDLSAIGLIAQAQHLGVDVPGELSVAGFDDIRLGTYVRPSLTTVHTSPRELGRESGRMLIDLIADGAVDDVRISDAAFIARDSTGPAPAGR, translated from the coding sequence GTGGCAGATGAGCGTGTGACCATCGTCGACGTGGCGAACAAGGCCGGCGTGGCGATCAGCTCCGTCTCGAGCGCGCTCAACGGACGTCCCGGGGTGTCGGACGTCACCCGCGACCGCATCGTCCGGATCGCCGCCGAGCTCGGATTCGTGCCGTCGCTCCGCGGCAAGAGCCTGTCCGGCCGCCGCGCGTACACCGTCGGCCTCGTGCTGCACCGGGATCCGGATGTGCTGGAGCTCGACCCGTTCTTCGGCGGCTTCATCGGCGGGATCGAAGACGCCATCGACCCCCGCGGATACGCGCTGGTGCTGCAGATCACCGCGGAGTCCGACCAGGTGCTGCAGCGCTACGAGAAGTTCGCGGCCGACCGCCGGGTCGACGGCGTCCTGGTCAACGACCTGGAAATCGACGACCCGCGCATCGCGCTCATCGAAAAGCTCGGCCTGCCGGCGGTCGCGATCAATCCGGGAGCCGACTTCCCCATCCCGGCGGTCAGGCAGGATCCGGATGCGGGCATCCGGGCCACGGTGGAGCACCTCGTGGAGCGTGGTCATCGCCGTGTCGCGTACGTCGGCGGCCGGCAGGACATGATCCACTCCGCTCAGCGCGAGGGCGCGTGGCTGACCGCGATGCGCGAGTTCGGGCTGACGCCCGGCCCCGTCGTCCCCGGCGACTTCACCTACCTCGCCGGCGCCTCCGCCGCGTCCGCACTTCTCGAACTCGCTGAGCCACCGACGGCCGTGGTGTGCGCAAACGACCTGTCCGCCATCGGGCTCATCGCCCAGGCGCAGCACCTGGGCGTCGACGTTCCGGGGGAGCTGTCGGTCGCCGGATTCGACGACATCCGCCTCGGCACATACGTGCGGCCGTCGCTGACGACCGTGCACACCAGCCCGCGGGAGCTCGGCAGGGAGTCCGGCAGGATGCTCATCGACCTGATCGCCGACGGCGCGGTCGACGACGTGCGCATCTCGGATGCGGCCTTCATCGCCAGGGACTCCACCGGGCCGGCTCCCGCCGGACGCTGA
- a CDS encoding oxidoreductase — translation MDPDGRTVAVIGPGAIGTTVAAALHERGQQLTIVGRSPRAEVRLRTDRGTVVVPGPVLTDPARVPGPVDVVFLAVKATQIAAAAPWLDVLCGPRTIVCVLQNGVEQVETVAPLAPESVVLPAIVWFPAQRHPDGSVELRGEARLTLPDSAGADTVQRLFDGTMCAVEVSGDFTTLAWRKLLQNAVAGLMALTGRRAGMFARDDIAALSIAYLRECLAVAQAEGARLDDDEPQRLLDKFRAFPADLGTSILADREAHQPLEWDVRNGIVQRRGRALGIDTPISDVLVPLLAATSDGPG, via the coding sequence ATGGATCCGGATGGGCGGACGGTGGCGGTCATCGGACCCGGCGCGATCGGCACGACCGTCGCCGCGGCGCTCCACGAACGCGGACAGCAGCTCACGATCGTCGGCCGCTCTCCGCGCGCGGAGGTGAGGCTCCGCACCGACCGTGGCACCGTGGTCGTGCCCGGACCGGTCCTCACCGATCCCGCCCGTGTGCCTGGCCCCGTGGATGTCGTGTTCCTGGCCGTCAAGGCCACCCAGATCGCCGCTGCTGCACCCTGGCTCGACGTCCTGTGCGGTCCGCGGACGATCGTGTGCGTGCTGCAGAACGGCGTCGAGCAGGTGGAGACGGTCGCACCCCTCGCTCCGGAGAGCGTCGTGCTGCCTGCCATCGTCTGGTTCCCCGCTCAACGCCACCCCGACGGCTCGGTCGAGCTTCGCGGAGAGGCCAGGCTCACCCTTCCGGACAGCGCGGGAGCGGACACCGTGCAGCGCCTGTTCGACGGCACGATGTGCGCAGTCGAGGTCTCCGGCGACTTCACGACGCTCGCCTGGAGGAAGCTGCTGCAGAACGCCGTCGCCGGTCTGATGGCCCTGACGGGACGCCGCGCCGGGATGTTCGCCCGCGACGACATCGCCGCGCTGTCGATCGCCTACCTCCGGGAGTGTCTCGCGGTCGCTCAGGCCGAGGGAGCGAGGCTCGACGACGACGAACCGCAACGCCTGCTCGACAAGTTCCGGGCGTTCCCCGCCGACCTCGGTACGTCGATCCTCGCCGACCGCGAAGCGCATCAGCCGCTCGAATGGGACGTCAGGAACGGCATCGTCCAGCGGCGCGGCCGTGCCCTCGGAATCGACACCCCGATCAGCGACGTGCTGGTCCCGCTTCTGGCCGCGACGAGCGACGGCCCCGGCTGA
- a CDS encoding helix-turn-helix transcriptional regulator: MALDDLRLETAGGDLTTEGAYLVAHADTSPRHSHPLGHLVHAASGVLSLVTDDGTWIAPSNRFAWVPAGIEHSHRAHGRTDMRVVYLDDAAAESLPHRPAVLVASALAREAALAITSGLPRSESALARLRSVIVDEAATTPEQPLHLPEPRDQRLRAVAREVERDLASPHSLVSIAEHTGVGARTLSRLFREETGMGYRQWRLQLRVHRALVLLAGGATVTDAAAACGWASTSQFIAQFSPLVGMTPGQYRSSLRPATPSTGGRLSA; this comes from the coding sequence GTGGCTCTGGATGATCTCCGCCTCGAGACCGCGGGCGGCGATCTCACGACGGAGGGCGCGTACCTCGTCGCCCACGCAGACACCTCGCCGCGCCATTCGCACCCTCTCGGGCACCTGGTTCACGCGGCCTCCGGCGTGCTGTCGCTCGTGACGGACGACGGCACGTGGATCGCCCCGTCCAATCGATTCGCCTGGGTGCCGGCGGGCATCGAACATTCGCACCGCGCCCACGGGCGGACGGACATGCGGGTCGTCTATCTCGATGACGCGGCCGCGGAATCCCTGCCTCACCGGCCCGCCGTGCTCGTGGCGTCCGCCCTGGCGCGGGAGGCCGCGCTGGCGATCACCTCGGGCCTGCCGCGATCGGAGTCCGCGCTCGCCCGGCTCAGGAGCGTGATCGTCGATGAGGCGGCGACCACCCCCGAGCAGCCCCTCCACCTCCCGGAACCGCGGGATCAACGATTGCGCGCCGTCGCGCGCGAGGTCGAACGGGATCTCGCGTCTCCGCATTCGCTGGTGAGCATCGCGGAGCACACCGGAGTGGGCGCGCGCACGCTCAGCAGGCTCTTCCGCGAAGAGACGGGCATGGGATACCGGCAGTGGCGCCTCCAGCTCCGGGTGCATCGCGCCCTCGTGCTCCTCGCCGGCGGCGCAACGGTCACCGACGCGGCGGCGGCCTGCGGGTGGGCGAGCACGAGCCAATTCATCGCGCAGTTCTCGCCGCTGGTCGGGATGACCCCCGGCCAGTACCGCAGTTCGCTCCGACCCGCCACGCCATCCACGGGAGGTAGATTGTCTGCGTGA
- a CDS encoding MFS transporter, with protein sequence MTTISEPPDTASTPAISRRPARGAAFFSAYVAAGLLLIAFNLRIGVASVGPVLSSIESGLGVSPATASLLTTIPVFAFGAFAFLTPALTRRVGLHRLLGITMAAVAIGIGVRLIPSPIALFGGTVLVGAAIAVANVCMPAAVKQDFGHRVGLMMGLYSTSLFIGAAVAAGLTVPLMSAFGGSWREALGFWVVPAVLALVVWIPRALRRPGRPPVADAPVADAITEPLDEPRFARLFRDPVAWAVTAFMGLQSLSYYAALTWIPSILHDAGTTQHDAGLLLAYSSIPGILAALTVPAAIGRLRPAWLPVAGSAVLCAIAFAGLLLAPSGALPWVWMTALGLGQGAAIALSLTYIVLRSPDARHTAHVSTMAQGIGYLLAGFGPLALGALHSVTGGWAVPIIALIVLLIPQLLTGAAASRERHVLSAGH encoded by the coding sequence ATGACAACGATCAGTGAGCCACCGGACACCGCTTCGACCCCCGCCATCTCCCGGCGTCCCGCTCGCGGAGCGGCATTCTTCAGCGCCTATGTGGCTGCCGGGCTGTTGCTCATCGCGTTCAATCTGCGCATCGGCGTCGCGTCGGTCGGCCCCGTGCTCTCCTCCATCGAGAGCGGTCTGGGCGTGTCGCCTGCGACCGCGAGCCTGCTCACGACCATCCCGGTCTTCGCCTTCGGGGCGTTCGCGTTCCTCACCCCCGCCCTCACCCGTCGCGTCGGCCTGCATCGACTCCTCGGGATCACGATGGCCGCCGTCGCGATCGGCATCGGCGTCCGGTTGATCCCGTCGCCGATCGCCCTCTTCGGCGGCACGGTGCTCGTGGGCGCCGCCATCGCCGTCGCGAACGTGTGCATGCCCGCCGCCGTCAAGCAGGATTTCGGGCACCGTGTCGGACTCATGATGGGGCTCTACTCGACGTCCCTGTTCATCGGCGCCGCCGTCGCCGCAGGCCTCACGGTGCCGCTCATGTCTGCGTTCGGCGGGTCGTGGAGGGAGGCGCTCGGGTTCTGGGTCGTCCCCGCCGTCCTGGCGCTCGTCGTCTGGATTCCGCGCGCGCTCAGGAGGCCGGGTCGGCCGCCGGTCGCGGACGCGCCGGTCGCCGACGCCATCACCGAGCCGCTCGACGAGCCGCGTTTCGCGCGCCTGTTCCGCGATCCCGTCGCCTGGGCGGTCACCGCGTTCATGGGCCTGCAGAGCCTGAGCTACTACGCGGCCCTGACCTGGATCCCTTCCATCCTGCACGACGCGGGAACCACCCAGCACGACGCGGGACTCCTGCTGGCGTACTCGAGCATCCCGGGTATCCTCGCCGCGCTGACCGTGCCGGCGGCGATCGGCAGGCTTCGGCCGGCCTGGCTTCCGGTCGCGGGTTCCGCGGTGCTCTGCGCCATCGCCTTCGCCGGGCTGCTCCTCGCGCCCTCCGGTGCGTTGCCGTGGGTCTGGATGACGGCACTCGGCCTCGGGCAGGGCGCCGCCATCGCGCTGTCGCTGACCTACATCGTCCTGCGTTCGCCCGACGCCAGGCACACCGCGCACGTCTCGACGATGGCGCAGGGGATCGGGTACCTGCTGGCCGGATTCGGGCCGCTCGCGCTGGGCGCCCTCCACTCCGTCACGGGCGGCTGGGCGGTGCCGATCATCGCCCTGATCGTGCTGCTCATCCCGCAGCTCCTGACCGGCGCGGCGGCGAGCCGCGAGCGTCATGTGCTGAGCGCCGGTCACTGA
- a CDS encoding HAMP domain-containing sensor histidine kinase, which yields MIAPADLAAIVGTTLVVAAVISGVAVLVLQALRRASILLRLGIVVAAAIASIVGGTIAIAQAMYISGHDFVVLAWVIGVAAVVSLGVAAVLGMGLVRTSRTLRNATRAVGDGHVVAATPQDSGEFSALGQELADISRRLAESREEVRMLDESRRELVAWISHDLRTPLAALRAMAEALEDGIAEDPQRYYRQLRSQCDTLSHLVDDLFELSKIQSSSLQLELGPLSLYDLVSDAVADLSPLAALHSVTLNESQDGDLTVLGDARELSRVVHNLLVNAIEHSPAGTSIHVAVREASASTVVLSVIDEGGGIPEEHLGKVFDAGWRGTTARTPRAGVGSGGAGLGLAIVHGIVAAHDGDVSVENTARGCRFDVSLPRFSRVGQAGPATVPS from the coding sequence GTGATCGCTCCAGCAGACCTCGCCGCCATCGTCGGGACCACGCTGGTGGTGGCCGCCGTCATCTCCGGCGTCGCGGTGCTCGTACTCCAGGCGCTGCGGCGCGCATCCATTCTGCTGAGGCTGGGGATCGTGGTCGCTGCGGCGATCGCATCCATCGTCGGCGGCACCATCGCCATTGCGCAGGCGATGTACATCTCCGGTCACGACTTCGTGGTGCTGGCCTGGGTGATCGGGGTGGCAGCCGTGGTCAGCCTCGGCGTCGCCGCTGTGCTCGGGATGGGGTTGGTGCGCACGAGCCGCACCCTGCGGAACGCGACGCGCGCCGTCGGCGACGGGCACGTGGTCGCCGCGACCCCGCAGGACAGCGGAGAGTTCAGCGCGCTCGGACAGGAACTCGCCGACATCTCGCGACGCCTGGCCGAATCCCGGGAGGAGGTGAGGATGCTCGACGAGTCCCGCCGCGAGCTGGTCGCCTGGATCTCACACGACCTCCGGACGCCGCTCGCCGCCCTCCGCGCGATGGCCGAGGCGCTCGAAGACGGCATCGCGGAGGACCCGCAGCGCTACTACCGCCAGCTGCGCAGCCAATGCGACACGCTCAGCCACCTGGTGGACGACCTGTTCGAGCTGTCCAAGATCCAGTCGTCGTCGCTCCAGCTCGAACTCGGCCCGCTCTCGCTCTACGACCTCGTCAGCGACGCCGTCGCCGACCTCTCCCCGCTCGCCGCACTGCACTCCGTGACGCTCAACGAGTCGCAGGACGGCGACCTGACGGTGCTCGGCGACGCGCGCGAGCTCTCCCGCGTGGTCCACAACCTGCTCGTGAACGCGATCGAGCACTCACCGGCGGGCACGAGCATCCACGTCGCCGTCCGTGAGGCGTCAGCGTCGACGGTCGTGCTGAGCGTCATCGACGAGGGTGGGGGCATCCCGGAGGAGCATCTGGGCAAGGTCTTCGACGCCGGGTGGCGCGGCACGACGGCGCGAACGCCGCGCGCCGGCGTCGGCTCGGGCGGAGCAGGTCTCGGCCTCGCGATCGTGCACGGCATCGTCGCCGCGCACGACGGAGACGTCTCTGTCGAGAACACCGCACGCGGCTGCCGCTTCGACGTCTCGCTTCCGCGGTTCAGCCGCGTCGGCCAAGCCGGACCGGCGACGGTCCCGTCGTGA
- a CDS encoding response regulator transcription factor, whose protein sequence is MTSPLPARPVRDIRDRRVMVVEDDPTVREVASGYLRSVGLIVDEAVDGFAALALAERTPPDLVVLDRMLPGIDGIEVARRLRRLNAAPIIMLTALGSTDDRIEGLEAGADDYLAKPFSPRELVLRVQSILRRSVTELTREAPFDLGEFSIDPSNRTVSRGGRPLTLAAREFDLLAFFLKHPDQVFSREQLLKEVWQWDFGDLSTVTVHVRRVREKIEDDPTKPKFLTTVWAVGYRMNA, encoded by the coding sequence ATGACGTCACCGCTCCCTGCGCGACCGGTCCGCGACATCCGCGACCGTCGCGTGATGGTCGTCGAGGACGATCCGACCGTGCGCGAGGTGGCCAGCGGCTACCTCCGTTCCGTCGGGCTCATCGTCGACGAGGCGGTCGACGGCTTCGCGGCGCTCGCGCTGGCCGAACGCACGCCACCGGACCTCGTCGTCCTCGACCGGATGCTGCCCGGCATCGACGGCATCGAAGTGGCCCGTCGGCTGCGGCGGCTGAACGCCGCGCCCATCATCATGCTCACCGCTCTCGGCTCGACGGACGATCGCATCGAAGGTCTCGAAGCGGGCGCGGACGACTACCTCGCCAAGCCGTTCTCGCCGCGCGAGCTTGTGCTGCGGGTGCAGTCGATCCTCCGCCGCAGCGTCACGGAGCTGACCAGGGAGGCGCCGTTCGACCTGGGCGAGTTCTCCATCGACCCGTCCAACCGCACGGTGTCGAGAGGCGGGCGCCCGCTGACGCTCGCCGCCCGCGAGTTCGACCTGCTCGCGTTCTTCCTCAAGCATCCCGACCAGGTCTTCAGTCGCGAGCAGCTCCTCAAAGAGGTGTGGCAATGGGACTTCGGCGACCTCTCCACGGTGACGGTGCACGTGCGGCGGGTGCGGGAGAAGATCGAGGACGACCCGACCAAACCGAAGTTCCTGACCACGGTCTGGGCCGTCGGCTACCGGATGAACGCGTGA